One genomic window of Arachis hypogaea cultivar Tifrunner chromosome 8, arahy.Tifrunner.gnm2.J5K5, whole genome shotgun sequence includes the following:
- the LOC112706157 gene encoding uncharacterized WD repeat-containing protein C2A9.03 isoform X2: MSAFSRWEVSSLAGHYFMLRNLLWATSKHDVYLMQNYSVMHWSSLQQRGKEVFNVARPIVPTLECPGLLARPVYRVQISTMAVKENLVVAGGYHGELVCKNLRHPGVAFCSKITPGNAITNAVDVYRHPSGSLRVVAANNDSQVQMFDAENFASVGCFKYDWSVNNTSVSPDGRLLAILGDSAECLLADANSGKVIGSLKGHLDYSFSSAWHPDGRILATGNQDTTCRLWDIRNLSESVGVLKGRMGAIRALRFTSDGQFLAMAEPADFVHVFDSKSGYVQAQEIDLFGEIAGISFSPDTEALFIAIADRTYGSLLEFIRKRDNNYLANMC; encoded by the exons atgTCCGCTTTTAGCAGGTGGGAAGTGAGCAGCTTGGCAGGGCATTATTTTATG CTGAGGAATTTATTGTGGGCAACATCCAAGCATGATGTATACCTTATGCAAAACTACTCGGTGATGCATTGGTCCTCATTACAACAAAGGGGTAAAGAAGTTTTTAATGTGGCCAGACCCATAGTTCCGACCCTT GAGTGCCCTGGACTTTTAGCTCGTCCCGTCTACAGAGTTCAAATAAGCACCATGGCAGTCAAGGAAAATTTGGTGGTGGCAGGTGGTTATCATGGCGAGCTCGTTTGCAAG AATTTGCGGCATCCTGGTGTTGCATTCTGCAGTAAAATAACTCCTGGTAATGCCATAACCAATGCTGTTGATGTTTACCGCCATCCAAG TGGGTCGCTGAGGGTTGTTGCAGCAAATAATGATTCCCAAGTTCAGATGTTCGATGCAGAAAATTTTGCTTCCGTGGGTTGTTTTAAATATGATTGGTCTGTTAAT AATACTTCTGTCAGTCCAGATGGCAGGTTGTTGGCTATTCTTGGTGACAGTGCTGAGTGCTTGTTAGCTGATGCTAACTCCGGGAAG GTTATTGGGAGCCTAAAAGGGCACTTGGACTACTCTTTTTCGTCTGCTTGGCACCCAGATGGAAGAATATTGGCTACGGGGAACCAGGACACAACATGCAGGTTATGGGACATAAGGAACCTCTCAGAGTCCGTAGGTGTGCTTAAGGGAAGAATGGGTGCAATAAGAGCCTTAAGGTTCACATCTGATGGGCAGTTCTTGGCCATGGCTGAGCCAGCAGACTTTGTCCATGTATTTGACTCCAAGTCTGGCTATGTGCAAGCTCAAGAGATTGATCTATTTGGTGAAATTGCTGGGATATCCTTTAGCCCGGACACGGAGGCCCTATTTATTGCTATTGCCGACCGTACCTATGGAAGCTTGTTAGAGTTCATCAGAAAACGCGACAATAATTACCTTGCCAATATGTGTTAG
- the LOC112706157 gene encoding uncharacterized WD repeat-containing protein C2A9.03 isoform X6 gives MQNYSVMHWSSLQQRGKEVFNVARPIVPTLECPGLLARPVYRVQISTMAVKENLVVAGGYHGELVCKNLRHPGVAFCSKITPGNAITNAVDVYRHPSGSLRVVAANNDSQVQMFDAENFASVGCFKYDWSVNNTSVSPDGRLLAILGDSAECLLADANSGKVIGSLKGHLDYSFSSAWHPDGRILATGNQDTTCRLWDIRNLSESVGVLKGRMGAIRALRFTSDGQFLAMAEPADFVHVFDSKSGYVQAQEIDLFGEIAGISFSPDTEALFIAIADRTYGSLLEFIRKRDNNYLANMC, from the exons ATGCAAAACTACTCGGTGATGCATTGGTCCTCATTACAACAAAGGGGTAAAGAAGTTTTTAATGTGGCCAGACCCATAGTTCCGACCCTT GAGTGCCCTGGACTTTTAGCTCGTCCCGTCTACAGAGTTCAAATAAGCACCATGGCAGTCAAGGAAAATTTGGTGGTGGCAGGTGGTTATCATGGCGAGCTCGTTTGCAAG AATTTGCGGCATCCTGGTGTTGCATTCTGCAGTAAAATAACTCCTGGTAATGCCATAACCAATGCTGTTGATGTTTACCGCCATCCAAG TGGGTCGCTGAGGGTTGTTGCAGCAAATAATGATTCCCAAGTTCAGATGTTCGATGCAGAAAATTTTGCTTCCGTGGGTTGTTTTAAATATGATTGGTCTGTTAAT AATACTTCTGTCAGTCCAGATGGCAGGTTGTTGGCTATTCTTGGTGACAGTGCTGAGTGCTTGTTAGCTGATGCTAACTCCGGGAAG GTTATTGGGAGCCTAAAAGGGCACTTGGACTACTCTTTTTCGTCTGCTTGGCACCCAGATGGAAGAATATTGGCTACGGGGAACCAGGACACAACATGCAGGTTATGGGACATAAGGAACCTCTCAGAGTCCGTAGGTGTGCTTAAGGGAAGAATGGGTGCAATAAGAGCCTTAAGGTTCACATCTGATGGGCAGTTCTTGGCCATGGCTGAGCCAGCAGACTTTGTCCATGTATTTGACTCCAAGTCTGGCTATGTGCAAGCTCAAGAGATTGATCTATTTGGTGAAATTGCTGGGATATCCTTTAGCCCGGACACGGAGGCCCTATTTATTGCTATTGCCGACCGTACCTATGGAAGCTTGTTAGAGTTCATCAGAAAACGCGACAATAATTACCTTGCCAATATGTGTTAG
- the LOC112706157 gene encoding uncharacterized WD repeat-containing protein C2A9.03 isoform X5 — protein sequence MLRNLLWATSKHDVYLMQNYSVMHWSSLQQRGKEVFNVARPIVPTLECPGLLARPVYRVQISTMAVKENLVVAGGYHGELVCKNLRHPGVAFCSKITPGNAITNAVDVYRHPSGSLRVVAANNDSQVQMFDAENFASVGCFKYDWSVNNTSVSPDGRLLAILGDSAECLLADANSGKVIGSLKGHLDYSFSSAWHPDGRILATGNQDTTCRLWDIRNLSESVGVLKGRMGAIRALRFTSDGQFLAMAEPADFVHVFDSKSGYVQAQEIDLFGEIAGISFSPDTEALFIAIADRTYGSLLEFIRKRDNNYLANMC from the exons ATG CTGAGGAATTTATTGTGGGCAACATCCAAGCATGATGTATACCTTATGCAAAACTACTCGGTGATGCATTGGTCCTCATTACAACAAAGGGGTAAAGAAGTTTTTAATGTGGCCAGACCCATAGTTCCGACCCTT GAGTGCCCTGGACTTTTAGCTCGTCCCGTCTACAGAGTTCAAATAAGCACCATGGCAGTCAAGGAAAATTTGGTGGTGGCAGGTGGTTATCATGGCGAGCTCGTTTGCAAG AATTTGCGGCATCCTGGTGTTGCATTCTGCAGTAAAATAACTCCTGGTAATGCCATAACCAATGCTGTTGATGTTTACCGCCATCCAAG TGGGTCGCTGAGGGTTGTTGCAGCAAATAATGATTCCCAAGTTCAGATGTTCGATGCAGAAAATTTTGCTTCCGTGGGTTGTTTTAAATATGATTGGTCTGTTAAT AATACTTCTGTCAGTCCAGATGGCAGGTTGTTGGCTATTCTTGGTGACAGTGCTGAGTGCTTGTTAGCTGATGCTAACTCCGGGAAG GTTATTGGGAGCCTAAAAGGGCACTTGGACTACTCTTTTTCGTCTGCTTGGCACCCAGATGGAAGAATATTGGCTACGGGGAACCAGGACACAACATGCAGGTTATGGGACATAAGGAACCTCTCAGAGTCCGTAGGTGTGCTTAAGGGAAGAATGGGTGCAATAAGAGCCTTAAGGTTCACATCTGATGGGCAGTTCTTGGCCATGGCTGAGCCAGCAGACTTTGTCCATGTATTTGACTCCAAGTCTGGCTATGTGCAAGCTCAAGAGATTGATCTATTTGGTGAAATTGCTGGGATATCCTTTAGCCCGGACACGGAGGCCCTATTTATTGCTATTGCCGACCGTACCTATGGAAGCTTGTTAGAGTTCATCAGAAAACGCGACAATAATTACCTTGCCAATATGTGTTAG
- the LOC112706157 gene encoding uncharacterized WD repeat-containing protein C2A9.03 isoform X1 — MERFGNDDLQYVVNDYFDFSDFEDDVAFTNSDPLDDSDLDESFQTSNSKTDTSASEARKGKDIQGIPWEKLNYSRQKYRETRLKQYKNYENLSHSRDDLDKECLEVQKGKAFYDFQFNTRLVKSTIIHFQLRNLLWATSKHDVYLMQNYSVMHWSSLQQRGKEVFNVARPIVPTLECPGLLARPVYRVQISTMAVKENLVVAGGYHGELVCKNLRHPGVAFCSKITPGNAITNAVDVYRHPSGSLRVVAANNDSQVQMFDAENFASVGCFKYDWSVNNTSVSPDGRLLAILGDSAECLLADANSGKVIGSLKGHLDYSFSSAWHPDGRILATGNQDTTCRLWDIRNLSESVGVLKGRMGAIRALRFTSDGQFLAMAEPADFVHVFDSKSGYVQAQEIDLFGEIAGISFSPDTEALFIAIADRTYGSLLEFIRKRDNNYLANMC, encoded by the exons ATGGAGCGGTTCGGCAACGACGACCTTCAGTACGTTGTCAATGACTATTTCGACTTCTCTGACTTCGAAGACGACGTTGCATTCACCAATTCTGATCCTTTGGATGACTCCGACCTCGATGAAAGCTTCCAGACG AGTAATTCGAAGACTGATACGTCTGCTTCGGAAgctagaaaagggaaagatatacaGGGGATTCCATGGGAGAAGCTTAACTACAGCAGACAGAAGTACCGCGAGACTCGGTTGAAGCAGTACAAGAACTACGAGAACCTCTCGCATTCTCGCGACGATCTCGACAAG GAGTGTTTGGAAGTGCAGAAGGGGAAGGCCTTCTATGACTTCCAGTTCAACACAAGGCTTGTAAAATCCACAATTATCCATTTTCAG CTGAGGAATTTATTGTGGGCAACATCCAAGCATGATGTATACCTTATGCAAAACTACTCGGTGATGCATTGGTCCTCATTACAACAAAGGGGTAAAGAAGTTTTTAATGTGGCCAGACCCATAGTTCCGACCCTT GAGTGCCCTGGACTTTTAGCTCGTCCCGTCTACAGAGTTCAAATAAGCACCATGGCAGTCAAGGAAAATTTGGTGGTGGCAGGTGGTTATCATGGCGAGCTCGTTTGCAAG AATTTGCGGCATCCTGGTGTTGCATTCTGCAGTAAAATAACTCCTGGTAATGCCATAACCAATGCTGTTGATGTTTACCGCCATCCAAG TGGGTCGCTGAGGGTTGTTGCAGCAAATAATGATTCCCAAGTTCAGATGTTCGATGCAGAAAATTTTGCTTCCGTGGGTTGTTTTAAATATGATTGGTCTGTTAAT AATACTTCTGTCAGTCCAGATGGCAGGTTGTTGGCTATTCTTGGTGACAGTGCTGAGTGCTTGTTAGCTGATGCTAACTCCGGGAAG GTTATTGGGAGCCTAAAAGGGCACTTGGACTACTCTTTTTCGTCTGCTTGGCACCCAGATGGAAGAATATTGGCTACGGGGAACCAGGACACAACATGCAGGTTATGGGACATAAGGAACCTCTCAGAGTCCGTAGGTGTGCTTAAGGGAAGAATGGGTGCAATAAGAGCCTTAAGGTTCACATCTGATGGGCAGTTCTTGGCCATGGCTGAGCCAGCAGACTTTGTCCATGTATTTGACTCCAAGTCTGGCTATGTGCAAGCTCAAGAGATTGATCTATTTGGTGAAATTGCTGGGATATCCTTTAGCCCGGACACGGAGGCCCTATTTATTGCTATTGCCGACCGTACCTATGGAAGCTTGTTAGAGTTCATCAGAAAACGCGACAATAATTACCTTGCCAATATGTGTTAG
- the LOC112706157 gene encoding uncharacterized WD repeat-containing protein C2A9.03 isoform X3, with the protein MNCCRWEVSSLAGHYFMLRNLLWATSKHDVYLMQNYSVMHWSSLQQRGKEVFNVARPIVPTLECPGLLARPVYRVQISTMAVKENLVVAGGYHGELVCKNLRHPGVAFCSKITPGNAITNAVDVYRHPSGSLRVVAANNDSQVQMFDAENFASVGCFKYDWSVNNTSVSPDGRLLAILGDSAECLLADANSGKVIGSLKGHLDYSFSSAWHPDGRILATGNQDTTCRLWDIRNLSESVGVLKGRMGAIRALRFTSDGQFLAMAEPADFVHVFDSKSGYVQAQEIDLFGEIAGISFSPDTEALFIAIADRTYGSLLEFIRKRDNNYLANMC; encoded by the exons ATGAATTGCTG CAGGTGGGAAGTGAGCAGCTTGGCAGGGCATTATTTTATG CTGAGGAATTTATTGTGGGCAACATCCAAGCATGATGTATACCTTATGCAAAACTACTCGGTGATGCATTGGTCCTCATTACAACAAAGGGGTAAAGAAGTTTTTAATGTGGCCAGACCCATAGTTCCGACCCTT GAGTGCCCTGGACTTTTAGCTCGTCCCGTCTACAGAGTTCAAATAAGCACCATGGCAGTCAAGGAAAATTTGGTGGTGGCAGGTGGTTATCATGGCGAGCTCGTTTGCAAG AATTTGCGGCATCCTGGTGTTGCATTCTGCAGTAAAATAACTCCTGGTAATGCCATAACCAATGCTGTTGATGTTTACCGCCATCCAAG TGGGTCGCTGAGGGTTGTTGCAGCAAATAATGATTCCCAAGTTCAGATGTTCGATGCAGAAAATTTTGCTTCCGTGGGTTGTTTTAAATATGATTGGTCTGTTAAT AATACTTCTGTCAGTCCAGATGGCAGGTTGTTGGCTATTCTTGGTGACAGTGCTGAGTGCTTGTTAGCTGATGCTAACTCCGGGAAG GTTATTGGGAGCCTAAAAGGGCACTTGGACTACTCTTTTTCGTCTGCTTGGCACCCAGATGGAAGAATATTGGCTACGGGGAACCAGGACACAACATGCAGGTTATGGGACATAAGGAACCTCTCAGAGTCCGTAGGTGTGCTTAAGGGAAGAATGGGTGCAATAAGAGCCTTAAGGTTCACATCTGATGGGCAGTTCTTGGCCATGGCTGAGCCAGCAGACTTTGTCCATGTATTTGACTCCAAGTCTGGCTATGTGCAAGCTCAAGAGATTGATCTATTTGGTGAAATTGCTGGGATATCCTTTAGCCCGGACACGGAGGCCCTATTTATTGCTATTGCCGACCGTACCTATGGAAGCTTGTTAGAGTTCATCAGAAAACGCGACAATAATTACCTTGCCAATATGTGTTAG
- the LOC112706157 gene encoding uncharacterized WD repeat-containing protein C2A9.03 isoform X4, producing MNCWWEVSSLAGHYFMLRNLLWATSKHDVYLMQNYSVMHWSSLQQRGKEVFNVARPIVPTLECPGLLARPVYRVQISTMAVKENLVVAGGYHGELVCKNLRHPGVAFCSKITPGNAITNAVDVYRHPSGSLRVVAANNDSQVQMFDAENFASVGCFKYDWSVNNTSVSPDGRLLAILGDSAECLLADANSGKVIGSLKGHLDYSFSSAWHPDGRILATGNQDTTCRLWDIRNLSESVGVLKGRMGAIRALRFTSDGQFLAMAEPADFVHVFDSKSGYVQAQEIDLFGEIAGISFSPDTEALFIAIADRTYGSLLEFIRKRDNNYLANMC from the exons ATGAATTGCTG GTGGGAAGTGAGCAGCTTGGCAGGGCATTATTTTATG CTGAGGAATTTATTGTGGGCAACATCCAAGCATGATGTATACCTTATGCAAAACTACTCGGTGATGCATTGGTCCTCATTACAACAAAGGGGTAAAGAAGTTTTTAATGTGGCCAGACCCATAGTTCCGACCCTT GAGTGCCCTGGACTTTTAGCTCGTCCCGTCTACAGAGTTCAAATAAGCACCATGGCAGTCAAGGAAAATTTGGTGGTGGCAGGTGGTTATCATGGCGAGCTCGTTTGCAAG AATTTGCGGCATCCTGGTGTTGCATTCTGCAGTAAAATAACTCCTGGTAATGCCATAACCAATGCTGTTGATGTTTACCGCCATCCAAG TGGGTCGCTGAGGGTTGTTGCAGCAAATAATGATTCCCAAGTTCAGATGTTCGATGCAGAAAATTTTGCTTCCGTGGGTTGTTTTAAATATGATTGGTCTGTTAAT AATACTTCTGTCAGTCCAGATGGCAGGTTGTTGGCTATTCTTGGTGACAGTGCTGAGTGCTTGTTAGCTGATGCTAACTCCGGGAAG GTTATTGGGAGCCTAAAAGGGCACTTGGACTACTCTTTTTCGTCTGCTTGGCACCCAGATGGAAGAATATTGGCTACGGGGAACCAGGACACAACATGCAGGTTATGGGACATAAGGAACCTCTCAGAGTCCGTAGGTGTGCTTAAGGGAAGAATGGGTGCAATAAGAGCCTTAAGGTTCACATCTGATGGGCAGTTCTTGGCCATGGCTGAGCCAGCAGACTTTGTCCATGTATTTGACTCCAAGTCTGGCTATGTGCAAGCTCAAGAGATTGATCTATTTGGTGAAATTGCTGGGATATCCTTTAGCCCGGACACGGAGGCCCTATTTATTGCTATTGCCGACCGTACCTATGGAAGCTTGTTAGAGTTCATCAGAAAACGCGACAATAATTACCTTGCCAATATGTGTTAG